In Fusarium fujikuroi IMI 58289 draft genome, chromosome FFUJ_chr08, one genomic interval encodes:
- a CDS encoding probable NADH-ubiquinone oxidoreductase complex 1/LYR family protein, translating to MSLNPQLRRQVIAIYKELLYMGREYPLGFDYFRPRLHKAFISKAGERDENKIRQGIAQAEYVKKEIEAL from the exons ATGAGCTTGAATCCGCAATTAAGACGGCAGGTCATCGCCATATATAAAG AGCTTCTGTATATGGGAAGAGAGTATCCCCTCGGCTTTGACTACTTTCGGCCTCGTCTTCATAAGGccttcatctccaaagctGGAGAACGTGATGAGAATAAGATCCGCCAGGGAATTGCCCAAGCTGAGTATGTCAAAAAGG AAATTGAGGCCTTGTAA